The Desulfobacterales bacterium DNA segment AATCAATATCGCCCCAGATAGTGAAACGGGCCCACGAATAAATTCAACTGTGTTATCCCGCCAATACCTTCATAATAGGTTGAGAAAATGAATAAATTACGCTAATTAATGCAATTCAGTATCAGACATTTTTTAAGATTTCAATAGTGCATGCATATAACGTAGTACAGAAAGCATCGGCACCGACAATAGCACCCGCCGGATACAGTATCGGTGTTTATCCTGAAACAGGATATTTTTTTCAGTCTCAAGTAAGATGAAAATTTTAACCGCGCTATATGGCGTATTTTGAGGATTAAAATCCGAGCCTGACCCCGGCAGGAATCGGCTTCGCATTCCGCAGGGCGAACGCAGACATCATGAAAAATCGACATTTCCAGGGGTGGACACCAGGGAGATATCATTGAATCGTTCTATATCAATCGGAAATATTGACGATACCATTTCAGAATTAAAATACCGCGATACGAGATCCGCAAAGCACAGGCTGCTGAATGCCATCCGGCAGCGTTTCTGTTCGGATCAGGACCTCAAAACCATCCAAAGCATCGAAACTGACCGGCTGATCCCGCTCATATGGGATACCGGACCCCATCCGGGCCGGATAAAAATGAAGCGAAAAAATTTCAACAGCACCAAATCCTCGATCAATACCGATCTGATGTCGCTGTATGATCAGGGGAAAAATCCGGACGGATTCATCATCGGACCGGACAATACATTCGTCAAGTCTGATAAAGCCAGAGACGATCTCCTGGACACCATTACCCGCTCGATTGATCCTAAAGCTATCTCATTGGGGAAAATTGCCGATGTCCTCAATGCTGTCAATGAGTTTATGACTTCAATAAAACCGGCACCCCCCGATGATACCACCGATGAAATCCAGAGCCTGAGGAAAATTCTTGAACGGCTTGCCAAAAAAATCGGAATTAGCGGGTCCGGCAGACAGGATGATGCACTTTCCGGCCGAACAACACCGGTTCCCTTGTCTGATTCTTTATATGGCGACCCCCAAAATGCCGACGTTGAATCCGACGACGAACGCAATCCGCCAGAGCCAAATCGGGTCATCAAAAATACCGGTTTTGAGGAAAAGACCGACGGTTCCGGGCAGGGCCCAGAGGATACCGGAACGGCGCCGGATGCGCAGGTTATGACCGAACTGCTCGAAATCACTTCCGACCAAACCGCGGGCACCGACAGTCAGATGATCCCTGCCGGTTTTTCGGACCCGGGGGCCGGGACCCGATGGGATCAGGACGCTGATGCCGCTGACATGATATCAGATGATGACGCTGAAGCAATGGATTCAGATACGCTGGAGGAACTCCCGGAAGAAGACATCGGGGAAGACGATATTTTCGAAGATGCTGAGCAGGAAGATTTCGAAGATGCTGACATCGAGGACCTTTCCGATGACCTGAAAACAGAAGCACTGGAAACGGTTGCGGACGAAACACCTGATGAAGGGGAATCGGATGGTGATCCGGACAATATTCAGGCCGACAATTCCAAAATAGCGGATCCCGAAGAAACCGGCGCTGATATTGACTCCTCATTCACGGAAACTGACGGTACCGAAGATGCCCCCGACGGAACAAAACCGGGTGTAGCGGCAGATGATCGGGTTGAAATCGTCGATATCCTGGAGGAAGTTGCAGAAGAAGATACGCATCTGTCCGCTTCCCCGCAAACCGATTCGGCCCTATCAGCTGATTCCGGTGATCAGTGGCCGGAAGGCATGGATGACGCCGACATGATCCCCGACGACTTCGAAGAAATCCCGGAAGATGAAATCGATAAAGAAGACCTGTATGAACCCAACGAACTCAATGAACCCTTGCCGGCCGAACTCGGTCTTCCTTCAGATAATCTTGACGATGCCGAACAGCTGACGGAAAAGCGAGCGCTTCTTTCCGAAGCATTTGACGGTTATCTGGGTGCGATGGAACGATATTACAATCAATACCTGCTGATTCCATCCGGTAACTTTGTCGTGAGAAACCGATTGCCGAAACAAAATGACCCGCCGCAGCGGAGCATAACGCTGCCCGAATACTATTTCAGTAAATTTCCCGTCACCAATGCCCTGTTTGAAGTATTTATCGAACGCACCGGATATAAAACCACCGCCGAAGAATCCGGATTCGGAATCGTATATGAAGGCCGGTTCCAGAAAATTCAGGATAAAAAAACCGGCCTTGTGCGCTCTGTCTGGAACTCGACCTATAACCGAAAAGTCGTTCAGGGAGCATTCTGGTACCAGCCGGCAGGCCCGGGAAGTAATTTACATAAAAAAAGAAATCATCCGGTGGTTCAGGTGAGCCTTAATGATGCCCTGGCATTTGCTGCCTGGGTAGGAAAACGCCTGCCGACCGAAGTTGAATGGGAAGCGGCAGCCCGGACAAAATCGGAAAATCCGTATCCATGGGGAACCGCATGGAAACAAGAATCATGTAATATGGAAGATGCCGCAGTGTCAGGCACAACCCCGGTCGATGCCTATAGCAGTGGAGCGAACAAATACGGCATCTGTGACACCCTGGGAAACGTCCTGGAATGGACAACCGATGAATGCGATCCACCCTATGCCCTGAAACATAACGTAAAATATTATATCACAAAAGGCGGCAGCTGGATTTCAGACAACAAAATTACGCTGGCATCACGATTCAAATTTGAAAAAAATTTCACATCCAACATTCTGGGATTCCGATGCATGGTGGAATAGGAAAAGGACAGAGGTCAGAAGGCAGAGGGCAGAGGGCAGAGGGCAGAGGTCAGAAGGCAGAAGGCAGAAGGCAGAAGGCAGAGGGCAGAAGGCAGAGGTCAGAAGGCAGAGGGCAGAAGGCAGAGGGCAGAGGGCAGAAGGCAGAGGTCAGAAGGCAGAAGGCAGAGGGCAGAAGGCAGAGGGCAGAAGGCAGAAGGCAGAGGGCAGAAGGCAGAAGGCAGAAGGCAGAGGGCAGAGGGCAGAGGGCAGTGCTGGGGGCTGAGGACTGATTGGCCCGGGTGAATAGGGATTAGGCATGGAAATCTTATTGCGGATGGACTCACGACTCTCGACTCTCAACTCACGACTGTTTTTTGACAACTCAGGACTCACACGAAATATCCGTGTCGTATACCCGCTGTCTGGCGTTTGCGGCGGCTTTCAGGACTTCTACGTTTACATCCACATAGTCAAATACGCGGGCTTTATCCTTGCCGGGAGCGGGCCTGAGAATTCTTCCCAGGTACTGGAGGAGTCGGCCGCTGAAGCGGACGGGGGTTGCCAGAAACAGGGTTGAAAGGTTTTTTGAATCAAAGCCTTCCCCGATCAGCTGACCGGTGGCGACCAGCACCTTGATCTCTCCCCGGTTCAACCGTTCGGTGATCGATCGTCTGTCCGCAGTGCCGACATCTCCGGTAAGCACCGCTGTCTCAATATGGTGTTTGTACCGCAGCAAGGCAGACAGGGTCTCGCATTGGAGCTTTCTGTCGGAAAGCACCAGGCAGGTACCGCTGCGGGAAGCCACTTCCTGCGCCACATCATCGGCGATCAGGCGGTTTCGTTCATCGTTTGCAGTCAGTTCCAGCAGCATTTTACTGTATTCGTTCACGGGATCATAATAGGGCCTGAAATCCGTTTCGCGGATAATGACTTCAGCCGAAAGCACATCACCCCGCTCAATCAGGTCTGTTTTGCTCATCTCATAGTGCTGATCTCCCAAATGCCAGAAAATCAGTTTTGAAAGTTTGTCCCGCCGCCAGGGCGTTGCGCTCAATCCCAGCATGTACCGGCTGTCAAATCCGGAAACCGCTTCGGTAAAGGTGCGGCTGGGCGTTCTGTGGCATTCATCCACCACGACATGGCCGATATGGGGGGCGACCTCTTCCACACATTTGTACAGGGACTGGACCATCGCAACCGTTATTTTTTTTCCGACAGATCGCTTTCCGGCACCGATAAAACCGATTTCCTTTTTGGGAATCTGTAGAAACGTTTCAATCCGGTCCATCCATTGAAACGCAAGATCTTTGGTATGAACCACAATCAGGGCGGGTTGCTTTCGCTGAGCGATCATGTAAAGGGCAATGACCGTCTTGCCGGAGCCGGTCGGCGCACTCAGCGTTCCAAACTCTTTGGACAGCATCACCCCGGCCGCCTCTTTCTGGAGGGGTTTGAGCCGGCCGGAAAATGTAACATCAACGGGTTCAAGATTTCGGCGTTGATCGATGATGTCATAATCCAGATTATTTTTCCGGCACAGACAGATCAGCTGGCGGGCATAGCCCCGGGGAATAACCAGCCCGTCCTTTCCGGATTTGCTGTAATATTTCAATTCCTTGGGAACCCCGCGGTTCCAACGGCCCATGCGTTCGTTTTCCAGCCATTTGGGATTGGGCAAGGTAAATTTTTCGATCAGGTCATCTTTAAATTCCGGATCAATTCCCTGAATTTTTATATGCCGGGTAAGTATGATATGCAACGGTGCTGAAGAAGGCATGATCCTGTCAGCTACCGGAATGTTCGGCGTTCTGCCGATACTGATCAATTACATTTTGCAGGCTTTTCACTGCCAGCTGGATGCAATGCACCTTTTCATCCGGAATGGCTTCCAGCCGAAAAAAAACCTCGCTGTCTTTGACGAGATAGGCTTCATCAAGGGTTTTACCTTTAATGATATCGACCAGGGCCATGGCAGAAGACACGGAGCCGGGACAGCCATCGACTTCAAAACGGACATCGGCAATTTTCCCCTGATCCATCTTCATGGTGATCTTCATGGTATCCCCGCAGTCGCCGGTCAACTCGGTTGACAGATCTGCATCCGCAAGGGTTCCCATGTAGGGTTTGTTCAGATAATAATCAATTGCCCGATCTGAATACCCCTGCCGCAACAATCGCTCCCGGAACCTGCCCGTCCCCTTGAAATCAATCACCAAATCGTATTCCATGCCAGCCCCCTTTTATAGTCGTAAGTCCTCTGACCGCTGACCGCTGTCTTCTGATTTTTCCCGGTATATTTTAACCGCTTTTTTCAAGGTCTTTATGGCCTTGTAGATACATTTTGTTTTTTCTTCAGGAAACGGTTCGAGCCGTTCCATAAAATCCGAGGGTTCAATGGCATCGGCCTGATCGATGGTTTTTCCCCGAACCAGGTCAACCAGAGCCATTGCCGAGGAAATAGTACCGGCGCATCCAGTGATATCCACCTTGGCATCGGATATGAGGTCCTGATCCATTTTTAAATAAAGCGTCATGGTATCATCACAGGAACCCGTATTATCGGCAATAATATCTGCATCGGAGATGGTTCCCAGATTCGGCCTGTCCATGCAGTATGATATGGCTATATCCGAATAGCCGAGCTGTGACAGGCGCTCCCTGAATCTGCCGGTTCCCTTGAAATCGATCACCATATCGTATTCCATGCGCCATCCTGTTCCGCTCCGGTTGAAAAACGGAATAAAATTGTCACAAAACTGGCCGGCCTAAAGATCACTCAGCGTCCAACCGGATATGCTTAATTTTTATCAGACCTCAAGTCAAGGAAAAAGAATATAAGCAGTATTGGTTATCCGACCGCTGAGCATAACTGACGTGCCGGGCGCCAAAGAAGGACAGCCACGGGGGTTTGCCCCCACGATGGCTGCCCCCTGGCCTCCGACCTCCGATTCCCTCTTGCCTTCTATCCATGAGTCAGATATAAGGAATGTTTTAAGTATTTTTAGTAGCTAAGGGCTCACTCAGAAATAGCTTCCCATTTTAAGCGCCGATGCATCCTGCCTGGCTGCGTTACGAAAGCTCGGAATATACTTGATATTCCTGCACTTTTTTGCCTTGCCAGACAGGCGCTTCAACACTGAAAATTGCGAACTTATTTCTGAACGAGCCCTAAGTCATGAAATAATCAACAGCCAGCTGGCAGCTTCAACATGGAACAGGCCGCATCGTCCCCGATGTGGGGATTCAGGAAGGTGTTCCCATCGAATCGTCAACCCAAACAAAACGTTTAATATATCTCATGAAAAAACAACCTATTGCAGTGGTCTCAATGGCCGGCGTTTTCCCCGGTGCGTCAGATCTTGATATATTCTGGGAGCATATCGTCAACAAGGTGAGTTCGGTTTGTGAGGTTCCCGAAGACCGGTGGATTGCAAAACCGGATGTCATGTATGATCCAGAACTGAAACCGGATAAGGCTTACTCGACAAGGGCCTGCCTGATCCGTGACTTTGCGTTTGACCCTGAAGGCTTCCGTCTTGATTCAGCGCTGCTGTCATCTTTGGACCCCCTTTATCAGATTCTTCTCCATACCGGCCGGGATGCATTTTCAAACTGCATCACCCACCCGCTCAACAAGGAGCGCATCGGCGTCATCCTGGCGGCCATTGCGCTTCCAACCGATTCGTCATCCGCCATCACACGGCGCATACTGGGCCGTTCATTTGAGCAGCGTCTGTTTCCGGACACGCCCCTTGCCCCTGACCGGCCACTGACTGTTGCTGACTATCTGTCCAGCCGTGTCACCAGCCTGCCGGCCGCGCTCCTGTCCGAAGCCCTTGGACTTGGCGGCGGCAGCTTTACGCTGGATGCGGCCTGCGCATCTTCCCTGTACGCCGTGAAACTGGCCTGTGACCAGCTCCAGTCCTACCGGGCCGATGCAGTGCTTGCCGGAGGGGTTTCCAGACCCGACTGCCTGTATACCCAGGTCGGATTCAGCCAGCTTCAGGCCCTGTCCCCTTCCGGGCGATGCGCCCCGTTTGATGAAAGCGCAGACGGTCTGGTGGTGGGAGAAGGGGCCGGTATCATGATGCTCAAACGGCTTGATGACGCGCTTCGTGACGGCGATTCGATTTACGGAATTATCCGGAGCATCGGGCTTTCCAACGACATCCGGGGCAATCTGCTCGCGCCGGATACAGACGGACAGATCCGCGCCATGGAAAATGCCTACCGGAATTGCGGATGGAAGCCTCAGGATGTGGATCTGATTGAATGTCACGGAACCGGCACACCCACGGGAGACCGGGCCGAACTGCAAAGCATGGGAGCGGTCTGGGGGGATGCCGGATGGACCCCGCACCAGTGCGCGATCGGCTCGGTCAAATCCATGATCGGCCATATGCTGACCGGTGCCGGCGCCGCCGGCATGATCAAGACCCTGCTGGCACTTAAACATGAAACCCTTCCCCCGTCCCTCAATTTTACAAAAGCGCCGGCAAACAGCCCGCTGGCAGACGGACCGTTCAGAGTTCAGACATCCGCCGAACACTGGAAACAGCGGGCATCGGACATCCCGCGCCGGGCCGCTGTCAGCGCATTCGGCTTCGGAGGCATTAACGCTCATCTGCTGATCGAACAGTGGAACCCGGATAATATCGAGAACCGCTCCACCGCCTCAGTCCGGTATTCAGAAACCGTCGAAACAGACACGGCACGCGCTGAAACCTCACCGACCCCTCCGGAAATCGCTATCATCGGGATGAATTCGGCATTCGGTGCTATCACCTCTTTAAAAAAATTTCAGGAAGCGGTTTTAAACGGCGAAAGCGCTATCGGTAAAAGGCCTTCACACCGGTGGAAAGGAGCTGAGGCCACAGCCGCTGAATATCTAAACACCCAAAACCTTCACGGCGCATTTTTAAACGATTTATCACTGTATGCCGGCGAATTTCATATCCCGCCCAGAGAAATTCCGGATATTCTTCCCCAGCACCTGCTGATGCTGAAAGTGGCTGCCGGCGCAATGAAAGATGCAGGCCAGCCGCTCAGGGATATCCGCCCTCAAATGGGCACCATTGTGGGCATGAGCTTTGACATGGAGGCTACCAATTTTCACCTGCGATGGAACCTTCACAACCAGGTCCGGCTCTGGGCCGGGCGCCTGGGCCTGGACCCGGATGATGATGCCACCCTCCAATGGCTGGATCAGTTAAAAGACCAGTGCGGTGGGCCGCTGACCGCAACCCGTACCTTAGGAGCGCTGGGCGGAATCATCGCCAGCCGCATTGCCAGGGAATTCCGGTTCGGGGGGCCCAGCTTCGTGGTATCTGCCGAGGAGGCTTCCGGCCTCAAAGCCCTTGAAATCGGGGTCAGATTTCTCCAGAACCATGAGGCCGACGCCATGCTCATCGGCGCCGTGGATACGGGCGGTGATGTCAGGCAGCTCATCATGGAAAACCAGATCCGCCCCTTTTCCGAAACCAACCGGGTACGCCCCTT contains these protein-coding regions:
- a CDS encoding SUMF1/EgtB/PvdO family nonheme iron enzyme; the encoded protein is MNRSISIGNIDDTISELKYRDTRSAKHRLLNAIRQRFCSDQDLKTIQSIETDRLIPLIWDTGPHPGRIKMKRKNFNSTKSSINTDLMSLYDQGKNPDGFIIGPDNTFVKSDKARDDLLDTITRSIDPKAISLGKIADVLNAVNEFMTSIKPAPPDDTTDEIQSLRKILERLAKKIGISGSGRQDDALSGRTTPVPLSDSLYGDPQNADVESDDERNPPEPNRVIKNTGFEEKTDGSGQGPEDTGTAPDAQVMTELLEITSDQTAGTDSQMIPAGFSDPGAGTRWDQDADAADMISDDDAEAMDSDTLEELPEEDIGEDDIFEDAEQEDFEDADIEDLSDDLKTEALETVADETPDEGESDGDPDNIQADNSKIADPEETGADIDSSFTETDGTEDAPDGTKPGVAADDRVEIVDILEEVAEEDTHLSASPQTDSALSADSGDQWPEGMDDADMIPDDFEEIPEDEIDKEDLYEPNELNEPLPAELGLPSDNLDDAEQLTEKRALLSEAFDGYLGAMERYYNQYLLIPSGNFVVRNRLPKQNDPPQRSITLPEYYFSKFPVTNALFEVFIERTGYKTTAEESGFGIVYEGRFQKIQDKKTGLVRSVWNSTYNRKVVQGAFWYQPAGPGSNLHKKRNHPVVQVSLNDALAFAAWVGKRLPTEVEWEAAARTKSENPYPWGTAWKQESCNMEDAAVSGTTPVDAYSSGANKYGICDTLGNVLEWTTDECDPPYALKHNVKYYITKGGSWISDNKITLASRFKFEKNFTSNILGFRCMVE
- a CDS encoding DEAD/DEAH box helicase; the encoded protein is MPSSAPLHIILTRHIKIQGIDPEFKDDLIEKFTLPNPKWLENERMGRWNRGVPKELKYYSKSGKDGLVIPRGYARQLICLCRKNNLDYDIIDQRRNLEPVDVTFSGRLKPLQKEAAGVMLSKEFGTLSAPTGSGKTVIALYMIAQRKQPALIVVHTKDLAFQWMDRIETFLQIPKKEIGFIGAGKRSVGKKITVAMVQSLYKCVEEVAPHIGHVVVDECHRTPSRTFTEAVSGFDSRYMLGLSATPWRRDKLSKLIFWHLGDQHYEMSKTDLIERGDVLSAEVIIRETDFRPYYDPVNEYSKMLLELTANDERNRLIADDVAQEVASRSGTCLVLSDRKLQCETLSALLRYKHHIETAVLTGDVGTADRRSITERLNRGEIKVLVATGQLIGEGFDSKNLSTLFLATPVRFSGRLLQYLGRILRPAPGKDKARVFDYVDVNVEVLKAAANARQRVYDTDISCES
- a CDS encoding iron-sulfur cluster assembly scaffold protein — protein: MEYDLVIDFKGTGRFRERLLRQGYSDRAIDYYLNKPYMGTLADADLSTELTGDCGDTMKITMKMDQGKIADVRFEVDGCPGSVSSAMALVDIIKGKTLDEAYLVKDSEVFFRLEAIPDEKVHCIQLAVKSLQNVIDQYRQNAEHSGS
- a CDS encoding iron-sulfur cluster assembly scaffold protein, with translation MEYDMVIDFKGTGRFRERLSQLGYSDIAISYCMDRPNLGTISDADIIADNTGSCDDTMTLYLKMDQDLISDAKVDITGCAGTISSAMALVDLVRGKTIDQADAIEPSDFMERLEPFPEEKTKCIYKAIKTLKKAVKIYREKSEDSGQRSEDLRL